One window from the genome of Ananas comosus cultivar F153 unplaced genomic scaffold, ASM154086v1, whole genome shotgun sequence encodes:
- the LOC109706370 gene encoding copper transport protein ATX1-like, which yields MSETVVLKVAMSCQGCAGAVKRALSKMEGLESFDVDVKEQKVTVKGNVKPDAVFETVSKTGKKTSFWEAEAENKEAAPASASAPAPAPAPTATAATTATA from the exons ATGTCGGAG ACAGTCGTCCTCAAGGTTGCTATGTCCTGTCAAGGTTGTGCTGGGGCTGTTAAGAGGGCACTCTCCAAAATGGAAG GTTTGGAGTCCTTCGACGTGGATGTGAAGGAGCAGAAAGTAACTGTAAAAGGGAATGTAAAACCTGATGCAGTTTTTGAGACTGTTTCAAAAACAGGAAAAAAGACTTCCTTCTGGGAGGCTGAAGCTGAAAATAAGGAAGCAGctcctgcttctgcttctgcacCTGCACCTGCACCTGCTCCTACTGCTACTGCCGCTACCACTGCCACTGCATGA